A stretch of Coccidioides posadasii str. Silveira chromosome 2, complete sequence DNA encodes these proteins:
- a CDS encoding uncharacterized protein (EggNog:ENOG410PNG4~COG:S~TransMembrane:1 (i131-155o)) encodes MAPFARPSGFRYIPVNIQDDDVPPSPCGSELTTGTGDIIYTPSTSDSNVGSKGDLKEDDYASESDVLLTSPPPEYQDIAQRTKDVIVDTKVSNEVHSERDIPADSLRKDAEAGYRGRRKEKDARRCQFTKWSLCVGIAKFILLASLVCMVFKSLFYTNDGHHEHHDHEDGYHDGSGDGPTPGREIKIRRRSTGIAGKYPLYDLLSLRTRSGSIAVVIDPQPADPNDPDKPARVDISSRSGSVLVQFRMPEHEGWYNYAEFDDDMKDLKAELGSIRDEGRARWTKSRPMRSHSTRKSKWNAHSTKKLTTLPPRPYEIKITTRSGSITANVAFSTGAKISSRSGNINARLTPLVFQDADYLEKYKNVSITTANRQGETNLVLNEALIFQRPESNHSHPPWMRGLRHSYELTATATHTTRGLGSVFVTYPPSWAGHVHAIASRTGNILVGGEGVQIIQRGKTFVDGVKEAERTLPIEKEWWGSRGDMNVKLGGRTSMVQFWVRDD; translated from the exons ATGGCTCCATTCGCACGCCCAAGCGGTTTCAGATACATCCCCGTTAATATCCAAGATGATGATGTACCACCTTCGCCTTGCGGTTCGGAGCTAACGACAGGTACCGGTGATATCATATACACTCCTTCAACATCTGACAGCAATGTCGGTAGTAAAGGAGACCTAAAAGAAGACGATTATGCTTCAGAGAGTGATGTGCTGCTCACATCTCCTCCCCCTGAATATCAGGACATTGCTCAAAGGACTAAAGATGTTATTGTCGATACAAAAGTTAGCAACGAAGTTCATTCGGAACGTGATATTCCAGCCGACAGCCTTCGCAAGGACGCTGAAGCGGGATATCGTGGGCGACggaaagagaaagatgctCGACGGTGCCAATTTACCAAATGGTCGCTATGCGTCGGAATCGCCAAGTTTATCCTTCTTGCCAGTCTAGTGTGCATGGTGTTCAAGAGCTTATTCTATACAAACGACGGA CACCACGAGCATCACGACCATGAAGACGGGTATCACGATGGTTCTGGTGACGGGCCAACCCCCGGGAGGGAGATCAAAATCCGCAGACGCTCCACTGGGATCGCTGGCAAATACCCTCTGTACGATTTGCTTTCTCTGCGGACCAGGTCTGGCTCTATAGCCGTTGTCATCGATCCACAACCAGCTGACCCAAACGATCCCGACAAACCTGCCCGGGTAGACATAAGCTCCAGATCTGGTAGCGTTTTGGTGCAGTTCCGCATGCCAGAGCACGAAGGGTGGTATAACTATGCCGAATTCGATGATGATATGAAAGATCTCAAAGCCGAACTCGGATCAATACGAGACGAGGGAAGAGCCAGGTGGACGAAATCGCGCCCAATGCGTTCGCACTCAACCCGCAAATCCAAATGGAATGCCCATTCCACGAAGAAATTAACCACCTTACCTCCTCGACCGTACGAAATCAAAATCACCACCCGCAGCGGCAGCATCACCGCCAACGTCGCTTTCTCCACTGGCGCAAAAATATCCTCCCGCAGCGGGAACATCAACGCCCGCCTGACGCCACTTGTCTTCCAGGACGCAGATTACCTAGAGAAATATAAGAATGTCTCCATCACCACTGCCAACCGACAGGGCGAAACAAATCTCGTGCTAAACGAAGCACTAATTTTCCAAAGACCAGAATCCAACCACTCGCATCCACCATGGATGCGTGGCCTTCGACATTCTTATGAACTGACTGCCACGGCGACGCACACCACAAGAGGCCTGGGCTCTGTATTTGTTACCTACCCGCCATCTTGGGCCGGACATGTCCACGCGATTGCTTCAAGGACGGGAAACATCCTTGTTGGTGGAGAGGGGGTCCAGATCATTCAACGAGGGAAGACATTTGTAGACGGTGTTAAAGAGGCCGAGAGAACATTGCCGATAGAGAAAGAGTGGTGGGGAAGCAGAGGAGATATGAATGTTAAACTTGGGGGACGGACAAGCATGGTTCAATTCTGGGTCAGGGATGATTGA
- a CDS encoding uncharacterized protein (EggNog:ENOG410PQDQ~TransMembrane:2 (o66-87i99-117o)) — protein MDGPPPPPPPHGANPRTTAEGGADDGQYRKASDLPEGPYDIFIIPPHSSGSGFLYLPSLQCHRNSFLAGVASALLGVVLYINVLPLLKNWFATVVQSGGMGVFMLVIGVGVICWTVGRTQIEGSSSSRPRNRNRPGSPNGGRGPQGPPPGPPPGAGPRPTGGPNPSPGGHQYQNFGGQYPGAGFGGPPPNSGPQFPGGQYPGGQFPGGHQYYPGAQYPGGHTPPPPPPRSHPSPPPPPPPPPPPQPEPPREPPKPQRPPSPQPPPKPTPKPAPEPQQERKPEPKPEPKPEPEVEATPTPEPKPVPKPEPRVETKPEPKPQPPPEPKQELKPEPKQEAPPSPPPSNTGAKPAQDKQKSDWERAREEMRRKEEIRRKMEEFRRKRAEDEKRKQEEEERIAREEQEKREKETREREYREWKEKRARERAEKEAAEKEAAEKAAKEKAREEAAARFAAAREAAAARRAAEKAAAEKAAAEKEAAEQAAKAAAEKEAAEKEAARKAAAEKAAAERAARVAKAAEAARAARAAKVAQSAAPPPSVQSSKAEQQPASSPKPPFPSTKTNTDDDAYSFRPYDRPRPGMHKQQSSASSVFSESTYASQTTARTTPPPSRRGPYSTKNPDKVVIHGVYSFNNTFMRTPIAQLVSGRGVVTDGLILRITTEGMFVDDDVRGVAQREWDIKAWTMKLVEVWCPLLGANSSTTTRPTVPKLSPFRFSTSHASKIPSSGDSDAFLASLLKTCKNQCRLETSDKGGSRANGLNIDGMNVNEQTAAAPRGLHIVRASLRDQEGKKYIFVLPETEAWKVAVGLQRLRKGSQVRALGVCGLPLNETHSILSNLGY, from the coding sequence ATGGACGGTCCGCCTCCCCCTCCACCCCCTCACGGGGCAAACCCGAGAACCACCGCAGAAGGTGGTGCCGATGACGGACAATATCGAAAAGCATCAGACCTGCCAGAGGGTCCGTACGATATTTTTATAATCCCCCCACACTCTTCTGGCTCGGGGTTTCTTTATCTCCCATCGTTGCAATGCCACAGGAATAGCTTTCTGGCCGGTGTTGCTTCCGCGCTACTAGGAGTGGTATTATATATAAATGTTTTGCCGCTCTTGAAGAATTGGTTCGCGACGGTCGTGCAGAGCGGAGGCATGGGTGTTTTCATGCTCGTTATCGGGGTGGGAGTTATTTGCTGGACCGTGGGTAGAACGCAGATTGAAGGAAGCAGCTCTTCCAGGCCACGAAACCGGAACAGGCCTGGCTCGCCAAATGGAGGTCGAGGTCCGCAAGGTCCTCCTCCTGGGCCGCCACCAGGGGCCGGGCCACGACCAACCGGCGGCCCCAATCCGTCCCCAGGAGGCCATCAATATCAGAATTTTGGAGGGCAGTATCCCGGCGCGGGTTTTGGTGGGCCTCCTCCAAATTCTGGTCCCCAATTTCCTGGCGGACAATATCCGGGTGGTCAATTCCCAGGCGGCCATCAATATTACCCTGGTGCTCAGTATCCTGGAGGACAtacaccaccaccaccaccaccacgaTCCCATCCCtcgcctcctcctcctcctccgccgCCTCCTCCACCACAGCCAGAGCCACCAAGAGAACCCCCTAAACCCCAGCGACCACCTTCCCCACAACCGCCTCCGAAGCCTACCCCTAAGCCTGCTCCTGAACCTCAGCAAGAGCGCAAACCTGAGCCGAAGCCTGAGCCGAAGCCTGAGCCTGAGGTGGAAGCTACACCAACGCCAGAACCAAAGCCCGTGCCAAAGCCTGAGCCCCGGGTTGAAACAAAACCTGAGCCAAAGCCCCAACCACCGCCAGAACCGAAACAAGAGCTCAAGCCAGAACCTAAGCAGGAAGCTCCACCATCGCCTCCACCATCAAATACTGGGGCGAAACCCGCGCAAGACAAGCAAAAGAGCGATTGGGAAAGAGcaagagaagaaatgagGCGCAAGGAAGAGATTCGCAGGAAAATGGAAGAGTTTCGAAGAAAACGGGCAGAagatgagaaaagaaagcaagaggaagaagaaagaattGCGCGGGAGGAGCAAGAAAAACGAGAAAAAGAGACCCGCGAGAGAGAATATCGTGAATGGAAGGAGAAGAGAGCCAGAGAGCGAGCCGAAAAGGAGGCGGCTGAGAAAGAAGCGGCAGAGAAAGCTGCAAAGGAGAAAGCCCGAGAAGAAGCTGCAGCTAGATTTGCTGCAGCGAGAGAGGCGGCAGCCGCAAGGCGAGCTGCTGAGAAGGCTGCGGCCGAGAAAGCTGCTGCTGAGAAAGAAGCCGCTGAGCAAGCGGCAAAGGCTGCCGCAGAGAAGGAGGCGGCCGAGAAGGAAGCTGCACGAAAAGCTGCTGCAGAAAAAGCTGCTGCGGAGAGGGCCGCAAGGGTTGCAAAAGCTGCGGAGGCTGCAAGGGCCGCAAGGGCCGCAAAGGTTGCGCAATCTGCGGCGCCTCCACCGTCAGTACAGTCCTCAAAGGCCGAACAGCAGCCGGCTTCATCTCCAAAGCCTCCATTCCCTAGTACTAAAACTAATACGGACGATGATGCGTATTCCTTTCGCCCTTACGACCGCCCTAGACCCGGTATGCACAAGCAGCAATCTTCAGCGTCCTCTGTATTTTCAGAATCGACCTATGCATCACAGACGACTGCACGAACAACGCCACCACCATCCCGACGAGGACCATATAGCACGAAAAATCCTGATAAGGTTGTTATCCACGGTGTGTACTCATTCAACAACACTTTTATGAGAACCCCAATCGCGCAGTTGGTATCAGGACGAGGTGTAGTGACGGATGGGCTGATACTGCGCATCACAACCGAGGGGATGTTTGTCGACGACGATGTGAGAGGTGTGGCCCAGCGAGAATGGGACATCAAAGCATGGACGATGAAACTGGTAGAGGTATGGTGCCCCCTGCTTGGTGCAAATTCATCAACCACCACTCGTCCGACTGTGCCCAAGCTCAGTCCTTTCCGCTTCAGCACTTCGCACGCGTCCAAGATCCCCAGCAGCGGGGATTCAGACGCGTTTCTTGCATCTTTGCTCAAGACCTGCAAGAACCAGTGCCGATTGGAAACCAGTGATAAAGGTGGTAGTCGCGCTAATGGGCTAAATATTGACGGTATGAATGTCAATGAACAGACTGCTGCGGCCCCGCGAGGCCTTCATATCGTCCGGGCCAGTCTCCGGGACCAAGAAGGCAAGAAATATATCTTCGTTTTGCCGGAGACTGAGGCTTGGAAAGTCGCCGTTGGACTTCAGCGATTGCGCAAGGGAAGCCAGGTTCGCGCATTGGGAGTGTGTGGCTTACCTTTGAATGAAACACACTCCATCCTCTCCAACTTAGGATACTGA